A genomic window from Leptolyngbya sp. BL0902 includes:
- a CDS encoding TetR/AcrR family transcriptional regulator, translating to MGQSLERNDKATQILKGAMQEFLHYGYAGTSMDRVAATAGVSKPTVYSHFHDKEGLFHALVKYVAQTRCQQVMGNETLQGPPAVVLRQVMTKAIDSEVQDLDYQNFVRLVAGESARFPHLAQAFIEHLTKPAIEELTTYLKTRPELHLADPEAMAHILLGSTAFYILSQRIMHGHTLLPLDAQRLVDSLVDLVTGSALATASRAMMSCDLPAGDRSG from the coding sequence GTGGGCCAAAGCTTGGAACGGAACGACAAAGCAACGCAAATCCTCAAGGGAGCCATGCAGGAGTTTCTGCATTATGGCTATGCAGGCACCAGTATGGATCGAGTAGCGGCTACTGCTGGAGTCTCTAAACCCACGGTATACAGTCATTTCCACGATAAAGAGGGGCTATTCCATGCGCTGGTGAAATACGTGGCTCAAACCCGCTGCCAGCAGGTCATGGGTAACGAAACGCTCCAGGGGCCGCCTGCGGTGGTGCTGCGCCAGGTCATGACCAAAGCTATCGACAGCGAAGTACAGGATCTCGACTATCAAAATTTTGTGCGCCTGGTGGCTGGAGAGTCGGCCCGGTTTCCGCACCTCGCCCAGGCTTTCATCGAACACCTGACCAAGCCCGCCATCGAAGAACTCACAACCTACCTCAAGACCCGCCCCGAACTCCACCTCGCCGACCCCGAAGCCATGGCCCATATTCTATTGGGATCCACAGCCTTCTATATCCTCTCCCAGCGCATCATGCATGGCCACACCCTGCTGCCCCTAGACGCCCAGCGATTGGTAGATAGCCTGGTGGATTTGGTCACTGGCTCTGCCCTCGCGACTGCTTCTCGCGCCATGATGTCTTGTGATCTTCCTGCTGGCGATAGATCAGGGTGA
- a CDS encoding PAS domain-containing protein, with protein MSTPPTSGRFSPQFASLSLRTLMLAVLALQMAGVVGLIIFLSYRPDWQALGILSLVVIIAAMGVGLLAIDRLLQSLQTLKRAAQAMAQGQWHPPLQPSRFGEMRQLMLAFNHMAAQLQGSFAELEYFNQALATSEQRWREFLDAIPLGIVVYDRNGQLVFASAEARRMLGLENLPSVPNLSLAETFLAYRADGAEPYPVEELPVTQSLHGDRGWADDLILRQGNHSIPVEMASTPIFERTGRVEFAVAAFQDITTRQQAQQVLTDYSHTLEATVAQRTDALHQAQITQRVILQAIPDLLMRYNRDGICLDVLSTGSVAMLAPPSTQLGRSLAEVLPADMVAERMRYIHLTLDTGRPQQYEYRFETSMGWRHEEARLVMSGEDEVLIIVRDITERKQAEIALRESQALYRSLTDVLPHGLYRLDRQHRLTFTNPAYLSLINCTSEDCLGKTAFDLFPAAQAQRYVEDDEGVMSTGSALNKVEIYVPPGRSETHYLQMCKTPLYDENGTIVGMQGVFWDVTELKQTEAALARQKQFLQNVIDSIPSIIVVKDRESRIQMANQASAALHGMTPEAMLGRQDVEMNPNVSPQEAEENYRINQHVIDTAEPYQSEQEIADVHGVSRWYQILVNPFRDTNGNINGVVGNCIDITDRKQIETALQEANEKLERLATLDGLTHIPNRRRFDQYLEQSWQCLVREQQPLSLILFDVDYFKLYNDHFGHQQGDEGLIAIAEAASRAVKRSADLIARYGGEEFGVILPNTNRIGAENVAKAIQQEVADLQLPHPKSEISDYLTVSIGIASTVPDPDQSMEELIATADAALYQAKRRGRNRYWVRLL; from the coding sequence GTGTCCACCCCTCCTACCTCTGGACGCTTTAGCCCCCAGTTCGCGTCCCTTTCCCTCCGTACCCTGATGCTGGCCGTTTTGGCGCTGCAAATGGCCGGAGTGGTAGGGCTGATCATCTTTCTCAGCTATCGTCCAGACTGGCAAGCCCTTGGCATCCTGAGCCTAGTGGTTATCATCGCTGCCATGGGGGTGGGGCTGCTGGCCATCGATCGGCTGTTGCAGTCTTTACAAACCCTGAAGCGGGCAGCCCAGGCGATGGCCCAAGGCCAGTGGCACCCGCCCTTGCAGCCCTCACGCTTTGGAGAAATGCGCCAGTTGATGCTGGCCTTTAACCACATGGCGGCTCAGCTTCAAGGCTCCTTCGCCGAGCTGGAATACTTTAACCAAGCCCTCGCCACCAGTGAGCAGCGCTGGCGCGAGTTTCTAGACGCCATTCCCCTCGGCATTGTGGTTTACGACCGGAACGGTCAACTGGTGTTTGCCAGTGCTGAGGCCCGTCGTATGCTGGGCTTAGAGAACCTACCCTCGGTGCCGAACCTCAGTTTAGCCGAGACCTTTCTAGCCTACCGGGCCGATGGCGCGGAGCCCTATCCTGTCGAGGAGCTACCTGTGACCCAATCCCTCCACGGAGATCGGGGCTGGGCCGACGATTTGATTCTACGCCAGGGCAACCACAGTATTCCTGTGGAGATGGCCAGCACCCCCATTTTTGAGCGCACGGGGCGGGTCGAGTTTGCCGTGGCCGCGTTTCAAGACATTACGACCCGACAACAGGCGCAGCAGGTACTTACAGACTATAGCCACACCCTAGAAGCCACGGTGGCCCAGCGCACCGATGCCCTCCACCAGGCCCAGATTACCCAGCGGGTCATTCTCCAAGCCATCCCAGATCTGCTGATGCGCTACAACCGAGACGGGATCTGCCTGGATGTTTTGAGTACCGGATCCGTGGCGATGCTTGCCCCCCCTAGCACCCAACTTGGCCGCTCTCTGGCGGAGGTGTTGCCCGCCGATATGGTGGCCGAGCGCATGCGCTATATCCATCTCACCCTAGATACAGGTCGGCCTCAGCAGTATGAGTACCGCTTTGAGACCTCGATGGGGTGGCGGCATGAGGAGGCCCGCCTCGTGATGAGCGGTGAAGATGAAGTGCTGATCATCGTGCGAGACATTACCGAGCGCAAGCAGGCAGAGATAGCCCTGCGGGAGAGCCAAGCCCTTTATCGTTCCTTGACCGATGTGCTGCCCCACGGCCTATATCGGCTGGATCGACAGCACCGCCTCACCTTTACAAATCCGGCCTACCTCAGCCTGATTAACTGCACCTCCGAGGACTGCCTAGGCAAGACCGCCTTTGACCTCTTCCCCGCCGCCCAAGCCCAGCGCTATGTAGAGGACGATGAAGGGGTGATGTCCACCGGATCGGCCCTCAACAAGGTTGAGATCTACGTTCCCCCAGGCCGCTCGGAAACCCACTACCTTCAGATGTGTAAAACGCCTCTCTACGACGAAAACGGAACCATTGTGGGGATGCAGGGGGTGTTTTGGGACGTGACGGAGCTGAAGCAGACCGAAGCCGCCCTCGCCCGCCAAAAGCAGTTCTTGCAAAATGTCATCGACAGCATCCCTAGCATCATTGTGGTCAAGGATCGAGAGAGCCGCATTCAAATGGCCAACCAAGCCAGCGCCGCCCTCCACGGCATGACCCCCGAAGCCATGCTGGGCCGACAGGATGTGGAGATGAACCCGAATGTCTCTCCCCAAGAAGCCGAGGAAAACTACCGCATCAATCAGCACGTGATTGATACCGCAGAACCCTATCAATCGGAGCAGGAAATTGCCGACGTGCATGGCGTCAGCCGCTGGTACCAAATTTTGGTCAACCCCTTCCGCGACACCAACGGCAACATCAATGGCGTGGTGGGCAACTGCATTGACATCACTGACCGCAAGCAGATAGAAACCGCCCTCCAGGAAGCCAACGAAAAACTAGAGCGCCTCGCCACCCTAGATGGCCTTACCCACATCCCCAACCGCCGCCGCTTCGACCAATACCTAGAACAATCGTGGCAGTGTCTGGTGCGAGAGCAGCAGCCCCTATCGCTGATCCTGTTTGACGTAGACTACTTCAAACTTTACAACGACCATTTTGGCCATCAGCAGGGGGATGAAGGCTTGATTGCCATTGCCGAAGCAGCCAGTCGGGCGGTGAAGCGATCCGCCGACCTGATCGCCCGCTATGGCGGCGAAGAATTTGGGGTCATTTTGCCCAACACTAACCGCATCGGAGCCGAAAACGTGGCAAAAGCCATCCAGCAGGAAGTGGCTGACCTCCAACTCCCCCACCCCAAGTCGGAGATCAGCGATTATCTCACGGTCAGCATCGGTATTGCCAGCACAGTCCCCGACCCCGACCAGTCGATGGAGGAGCTGATTGCCACCGCCGATGCCGCCCTCTACCAAGCCAAGCGTCGGGGTCGCAACCGCTACTGGGTTCGCCTCCTCTAG
- the queG gene encoding tRNA epoxyqueuosine(34) reductase QueG, which produces MNVPPNRQQVTDYALGLGFHRVGIAAVEASPSDTEQTAADHLQQWIKEGYQADMAWMDSPKRQNVRQVLPGVRSIICVALNYYTPHPQPTDPAQGKISRYARGRDYHRVLHKRLKALSDWLEQEAQAAGHPVQVRYYADTGPVQDKFWAQQAGLGWLAKNGNVITRQYGSWVFLGELLTTLELEPDRPHPNHCGTCTRCLDACPTGAITQPYVVDANRCIAYHTIENRADTLPDTIVPHLKNWVAGCDICQEVCPWNIRFAQPTDVAEFQPYPHHLSPSLADLAQISEAEWDERFRASALRRIKPAMWRRNAQAILQNGEPSSP; this is translated from the coding sequence ATGAACGTTCCCCCTAATCGCCAACAGGTGACGGATTATGCTCTGGGCCTGGGGTTTCACCGAGTGGGTATTGCGGCGGTGGAAGCATCGCCTAGCGATACTGAGCAGACGGCGGCAGATCACCTTCAGCAGTGGATCAAGGAAGGCTACCAGGCGGATATGGCCTGGATGGACAGCCCCAAACGGCAAAATGTGCGCCAGGTGTTGCCTGGGGTTCGTTCAATCATCTGTGTGGCGCTGAATTATTACACCCCTCATCCTCAGCCCACCGATCCAGCCCAGGGCAAAATCTCCCGCTACGCCAGGGGGCGAGACTATCACCGTGTGTTGCATAAGCGGCTGAAGGCCCTATCTGACTGGCTAGAGCAGGAGGCCCAAGCAGCGGGGCACCCGGTGCAGGTGCGCTACTATGCCGACACTGGCCCGGTGCAGGACAAATTCTGGGCGCAGCAGGCGGGGCTGGGCTGGCTGGCCAAAAACGGCAATGTGATCACCCGTCAGTACGGCTCCTGGGTGTTTTTGGGCGAACTGCTGACCACCCTAGAACTAGAGCCCGACCGCCCCCACCCCAACCATTGCGGCACCTGCACCCGCTGCCTAGACGCCTGCCCCACCGGGGCCATCACCCAGCCCTACGTGGTGGATGCCAACCGCTGCATTGCCTACCACACCATCGAAAACCGCGCTGATACCCTGCCGGATACCATTGTTCCTCACCTGAAAAACTGGGTGGCTGGATGCGACATTTGCCAGGAGGTTTGCCCCTGGAATATCCGCTTTGCCCAGCCCACAGATGTGGCGGAATTTCAGCCCTATCCCCATCATCTATCCCCATCTTTGGCGGATCTTGCCCAGATCTCAGAGGCCGAATGGGACGAACGCTTCCGAGCCTCGGCCCTGCGGCGCATTAAGCCTGCCATGTGGCGACGCAATGCCCAGGCCATCCTGCAAAATGGGGAGCCATCTTCACCCTGA
- the pstB gene encoding phosphate ABC transporter ATP-binding protein PstB produces the protein MANLSAPSSTSLALRAEGLNVYYGPTLAVRDVNLDIPTRDIVAFIGPSGCGKSTVLRCFNRMNDLIPSCRVEGRVTFHGQDIYSKQVDAVSLRRRIGMVFQKANPFSQSIYENVAWGARINGYQGDMDELVETSLRKAAVWDEVKDKLRESGLSLSGGQQQRLCIARAISIQPDIILMDEPCSALDPISTIKVEETMQQLKADYTIIIVTHNMQQASRVSDRTAFFNAEATNRGGKVGFLVEYDRTEVIFNNPQEQYTRDYVSGRFG, from the coding sequence ATGGCTAACCTGTCTGCCCCTAGCTCCACCAGCCTTGCCCTCCGGGCCGAGGGCCTCAATGTTTACTATGGCCCTACCCTAGCCGTTCGCGACGTTAACCTTGATATCCCCACCCGCGATATTGTTGCCTTCATTGGCCCCTCAGGCTGCGGCAAAAGCACGGTACTCCGCTGCTTTAACCGCATGAACGACCTGATCCCTAGTTGCCGCGTGGAGGGCCGCGTTACCTTCCACGGCCAAGACATCTACAGCAAACAGGTTGACGCGGTTAGCCTGCGTCGCCGCATTGGCATGGTGTTTCAAAAGGCGAACCCCTTTTCCCAATCTATCTACGAAAATGTGGCCTGGGGAGCCCGCATCAATGGCTATCAAGGCGATATGGACGAACTGGTGGAAACCTCGCTCCGTAAAGCCGCCGTGTGGGACGAAGTGAAAGATAAGCTGCGAGAGAGTGGCCTTTCCCTCTCCGGTGGCCAACAACAGCGCCTTTGCATCGCCCGCGCCATCTCCATCCAGCCGGATATTATCCTCATGGATGAGCCCTGCTCGGCCCTCGACCCCATCTCCACCATCAAGGTTGAGGAAACCATGCAGCAACTCAAAGCGGACTACACCATCATCATCGTTACCCACAACATGCAGCAGGCGTCGCGGGTGTCCGACCGCACCGCCTTCTTTAACGCCGAAGCCACCAACCGAGGCGGCAAGGTGGGCTTTTTGGTCGAGTATGACCGCACGGAGGTGATCTTCAACAACCCCCAAGAGCAATATACCCGCGACTATGTCTCTGGACGATTCGGCTAA
- a CDS encoding DUF1517 domain-containing protein, with protein sequence MLQRLFQRLTLPRVKPLWKPLLALGLAVVLVFGHADGAWAAKAGGRIGGGSFRAPAPRMAPAPTSRAPVGGGGYYPGGGFGFGFPFLFPLFGFGGGFGGLFTLLMVFAIANFLVNSFRRSGDGDDAMPIAASSNPPVTVAKLQVGLLANARSLQDDLNRLALTADTGSTAGLAKLLQETTLSLLRHPDYWVYGASEDTQTRLLSAEQEFNRYTLATRSQLTEETLSNVNSQITQATAKATLPGQADDWATPGEYILATLVVAAQGKLDLPDIRSTDDLRRALGKMGAIASDNLLAVEVLWTPQQSGETLSADEMIAEYPNLKLL encoded by the coding sequence ATGCTGCAACGACTTTTTCAACGCTTGACGCTGCCACGGGTCAAACCCCTCTGGAAACCCCTGCTTGCCCTTGGGCTAGCCGTCGTCTTGGTCTTTGGCCATGCCGATGGAGCCTGGGCGGCCAAGGCCGGAGGGCGCATCGGTGGCGGCAGCTTCCGGGCTCCGGCTCCTCGCATGGCCCCGGCCCCGACTTCTCGCGCTCCGGTGGGTGGCGGGGGCTACTATCCCGGCGGGGGCTTCGGCTTTGGCTTTCCCTTCTTGTTTCCCCTATTTGGCTTTGGGGGTGGCTTTGGCGGCTTGTTTACCCTGCTGATGGTGTTTGCCATTGCCAATTTCCTGGTGAACAGCTTCCGGCGATCTGGGGACGGAGATGACGCGATGCCCATCGCCGCCTCCAGCAATCCTCCGGTGACGGTGGCCAAGCTGCAAGTGGGGCTGCTGGCCAATGCCCGCTCCCTCCAGGATGACCTCAACCGCCTCGCCCTCACTGCCGATACGGGCAGTACCGCTGGGCTAGCCAAGCTGCTGCAAGAAACCACCCTCTCCCTGCTGCGCCACCCCGACTACTGGGTCTACGGAGCCAGCGAAGATACCCAAACCCGTCTACTGAGTGCCGAGCAGGAATTTAACCGCTATACCCTGGCGACCCGCAGCCAACTCACAGAGGAAACGCTGTCCAACGTCAACAGCCAGATTACCCAAGCGACGGCCAAGGCTACCCTGCCCGGCCAAGCCGACGATTGGGCTACCCCTGGGGAGTATATTCTGGCCACGCTGGTAGTCGCGGCCCAAGGCAAGCTAGACCTGCCCGACATTCGCTCCACCGATGACCTGCGGCGAGCCCTGGGCAAAATGGGAGCCATTGCCAGCGATAACCTTCTGGCGGTGGAAGTGCTGTGGACGCCCCAGCAGTCTGGGGAAACTCTCAGCGCTGATGAAATGATTGCAGAATATCCTAACCTGAAGCTGCTGTAG
- a CDS encoding AAA family ATPase gives MDLFDHNRQAQIDREAPLAARMRPRTLDEFVGQDAVVGPGRLLRRAIQADQLSSLIFFGPPGTGKTTLAQIIANTTSAHFIAVNAVLAGVKDLREGIAQAQDLRGRYGRRTILFVDEVHRFNKAQQDALLPWVENGTVILIGATTENPYFEVNKALVSRSRLFQLQSLGPEELRRVVHQALTDPERGYGNRPIHLEPDALEHLVNVANGDARALLNALELAVETTPPDNAGNITIPLAVAEESIQRRAVLYDKEGDAHFDTISAFIKSVRGSDPDAALYWLARMVYAGEDPRFILRRLIILASEDVGLADPQAVAVVTSCADAFDRIGMPEGRYPLAQATLYLATAPKSNSTMGFFEALATVEREREAAVPNPLRDANRDKADLGHGQGYLYPHAYRDHWVAQQYLPNGLQGQVFYQPSSQGYEAALQTQVAQRREAQLAALVDGSSGLPDVLTYSPDDPARDRWLQRTLSQAGVQLGQVRDRLFDLAPPQRHHRILDLHARTGLLTWEALRRVPEGQVYARVHNAQDYEALAEQAAALPELHRPALVHADYEALSAYLAAHSPDLAFERIVGRNAFGQAVNRERFVDILRQWLAPGGVVLLVETIPRHSQRISSLVDASSLSKALVKRWQQAEENALASSDDPRFNWQADTLETLFHQARFTVQLSTNRLHTGIYLSEALLQRWFAVDHHPPSYRDQIAPHLSEKDLAAIQTLCQRQLTAQTIDWQSTLVYLKASLTA, from the coding sequence ATGGATTTGTTTGACCACAACCGCCAAGCCCAGATTGACCGGGAAGCTCCCCTGGCGGCGCGGATGCGGCCTCGGACGTTGGATGAGTTTGTTGGCCAGGATGCGGTGGTGGGGCCGGGGCGGTTGCTGCGGCGGGCGATTCAGGCGGATCAGTTGTCGTCGTTGATTTTCTTTGGCCCACCGGGGACGGGCAAAACCACCCTGGCCCAGATTATTGCCAACACCACCAGCGCCCACTTCATTGCGGTGAATGCGGTGCTGGCGGGGGTGAAAGACCTGCGGGAGGGCATTGCCCAGGCCCAGGATTTGCGGGGGCGCTATGGTCGGCGCACGATTTTGTTTGTGGATGAGGTGCATCGCTTCAACAAGGCTCAGCAGGATGCGCTGCTGCCCTGGGTGGAGAATGGCACGGTGATTTTGATTGGGGCCACTACGGAAAATCCCTATTTTGAGGTGAATAAGGCGCTGGTCAGCCGTTCTCGCCTGTTTCAGTTGCAGTCCCTAGGGCCGGAGGAATTGCGGCGGGTGGTTCACCAAGCCCTGACCGACCCAGAACGGGGCTACGGCAATCGGCCCATTCACCTAGAGCCAGACGCCTTGGAGCATTTGGTGAACGTGGCCAATGGCGATGCGCGAGCCTTGCTGAATGCCCTGGAACTGGCGGTGGAAACCACACCTCCCGACAACGCGGGCAACATTACGATTCCCCTGGCTGTCGCTGAAGAGTCGATCCAGCGGCGGGCGGTGCTCTACGACAAGGAAGGGGACGCCCACTTCGATACCATCAGCGCCTTTATTAAAAGCGTGCGCGGTTCCGACCCCGATGCCGCCCTCTACTGGCTGGCCCGCATGGTCTATGCCGGGGAAGATCCTCGGTTTATTCTGCGGCGGCTGATTATCCTCGCCAGCGAAGACGTGGGTTTGGCCGACCCCCAGGCGGTGGCGGTGGTGACAAGCTGCGCCGATGCCTTCGACCGCATCGGGATGCCGGAGGGGCGCTATCCCCTAGCCCAGGCGACGCTGTATTTGGCGACGGCCCCCAAATCTAACAGCACCATGGGCTTTTTTGAGGCGCTGGCCACGGTAGAACGGGAGCGCGAAGCCGCCGTACCCAACCCCCTGCGGGATGCCAACCGCGACAAGGCCGACCTAGGCCACGGCCAGGGCTACCTCTATCCCCACGCCTACCGGGATCATTGGGTGGCGCAGCAGTATTTGCCGAACGGCCTCCAGGGGCAGGTGTTCTATCAACCCTCCAGCCAGGGCTACGAAGCGGCCCTGCAAACCCAGGTGGCCCAGCGGCGAGAGGCCCAACTAGCGGCCTTGGTGGATGGCTCCAGCGGGTTGCCGGACGTGCTCACCTACAGCCCCGACGATCCGGCGCGAGACCGCTGGCTGCAACGCACCCTTAGCCAAGCCGGAGTGCAACTGGGTCAGGTGCGGGATCGTCTGTTTGACCTGGCCCCACCCCAGCGCCATCACCGCATTTTGGATCTCCACGCCCGCACGGGATTGCTGACTTGGGAAGCCCTGCGCCGCGTGCCCGAAGGCCAGGTCTACGCTAGGGTTCACAATGCCCAAGACTACGAAGCCCTCGCCGAGCAAGCCGCCGCCCTGCCGGAACTCCACCGCCCCGCCCTCGTCCACGCCGACTACGAAGCCCTCTCCGCTTACCTCGCGGCCCACAGTCCCGATCTGGCCTTTGAGCGTATCGTAGGCCGCAACGCCTTTGGCCAAGCGGTGAACCGGGAGCGGTTTGTGGACATTCTGCGGCAATGGCTGGCCCCAGGGGGCGTGGTGCTGCTGGTGGAAACCATCCCCCGCCACAGCCAGCGCATTTCCAGCCTGGTGGATGCCTCGTCCCTCAGCAAAGCCCTGGTCAAACGTTGGCAGCAAGCTGAAGAAAACGCCTTGGCCTCCAGCGATGATCCCCGATTTAACTGGCAGGCCGACACCCTAGAAACGCTCTTTCATCAGGCCAGATTTACCGTGCAGCTTTCCACCAACCGACTGCACACGGGAATCTACCTGTCCGAAGCCCTTTTACAGCGCTGGTTTGCGGTGGATCACCATCCCCCCAGCTACCGCGA